A stretch of the Oceanicola sp. D3 genome encodes the following:
- a CDS encoding ribonuclease activity regulator RraA, which translates to MTNPLAPDTLDLLRKTSTATLSTQLFKRNFRQPFLVDVMPLSREIERFAGEAFTLRFVPSREDKDWDLGDLSKRGEDNIQWEAVEAIEAGQVLVIDSRNDPRAASAGNMLMTRMMRKGVAAAITDGAFRDGTEISQMNFPAYCRSNTATTRPAYHRAIAMQEVIGCADVAVYPGDIIVGDSDGVIVIPRAIADEVARDSYEQELREKFLFTKIDSGAPLWGTYPPNAETLAEFETWKAEGNTL; encoded by the coding sequence GTGACGAACCCACTCGCCCCCGATACGCTCGACCTGCTGCGCAAGACCAGCACGGCAACCCTCTCCACCCAGCTGTTCAAGCGCAACTTCCGCCAGCCCTTCCTCGTGGACGTGATGCCCCTGTCGCGCGAGATCGAGCGGTTCGCAGGCGAGGCCTTCACCCTGCGCTTCGTCCCCTCCCGGGAGGACAAGGATTGGGATCTCGGCGATCTGTCCAAGCGCGGCGAGGACAACATCCAGTGGGAGGCCGTCGAGGCCATCGAGGCCGGTCAGGTTCTGGTGATCGACAGCCGCAACGACCCGCGCGCGGCCAGCGCCGGCAACATGCTGATGACCCGGATGATGCGCAAAGGCGTGGCCGCCGCGATCACCGATGGCGCGTTCCGCGATGGCACGGAAATCTCGCAGATGAACTTCCCGGCCTATTGCCGCTCCAACACCGCCACCACGCGCCCCGCCTACCACCGCGCCATCGCCATGCAGGAGGTGATCGGCTGCGCTGATGTGGCCGTCTATCCGGGCGATATCATCGTGGGCGACAGCGACGGCGTGATCGTCATCCCCCGCGCCATCGCCGATGAGGTGGCCCGCGACAGCTACGAGCAGGAGCTGCGCGAAAAGTTCCTCTTCACCAAGATCGACAGCGGCGCGCCGCTCTGGGGCACCTACCCGCCCAACGCCGAAACGCTGGCCGAATTCGAAACATGGAAAGCCGAAGGAAACACGCTGTGA
- a CDS encoding nuclear transport factor 2 family protein, translating into MTTPAEKAEALIRHYFDMCNKADRQGLIDCFTPDGTHYFPPGLPGAPWRGAEAVADGWVMCVEKMGSKWTIEKVLCAADGREAVIEWTHWKTGIGEALRGDEWYIFNDDITKIKEIRAYYASPVDKSEPVNKLHDFDYEGRGYHMEPPTVEGRD; encoded by the coding sequence GTGACCACCCCCGCAGAGAAAGCCGAGGCGCTGATCCGCCATTACTTCGACATGTGCAACAAGGCCGACCGTCAGGGGCTGATCGACTGCTTCACCCCCGACGGCACCCATTACTTCCCCCCCGGCCTGCCCGGCGCGCCCTGGCGCGGGGCCGAGGCGGTGGCCGATGGCTGGGTGATGTGCGTCGAGAAGATGGGCAGCAAGTGGACCATCGAAAAGGTGCTCTGCGCCGCCGATGGCCGCGAGGCGGTGATCGAATGGACCCACTGGAAAACCGGCATCGGCGAGGCCCTGCGCGGCGACGAGTGGTATATCTTCAACGACGACATCACCAAGATCAAAGAGATCCGCGCCTATTACGCCAGCCCGGTCGACAAGTCCGAGCCGGTCAACAAGCTGCATGACTTCGATTACGAGGGGCGCGGCTATCACATGGAGCCCCCCACCGTGGAGGGCCGCGACTGA
- a CDS encoding YciI family protein, which produces MQFALICRDGSDVLAKRLANRDAHLERIHAMKAEGRILDGGAILSDEGEMAGSVVLCDFPDRAALDAYLASEVYATEGIWADIEVLPFKRVQWKG; this is translated from the coding sequence ATGCAATTTGCCCTGATCTGCCGCGATGGCAGCGACGTGCTGGCCAAACGGCTGGCCAACCGTGACGCGCATCTTGAACGCATCCACGCAATGAAGGCCGAGGGCCGCATCCTCGACGGTGGCGCGATCCTGTCGGACGAGGGCGAGATGGCCGGCTCGGTCGTGCTGTGCGACTTCCCCGACCGCGCCGCGCTCGATGCCTATCTGGCCAGCGAGGTCTACGCCACCGAAGGCATCTGGGCCGACATCGAGGTGCTCCCCTTCAAGCGCGTCCAGTGGAAGGGCTGA
- a CDS encoding mannonate dehydratase, with protein sequence MYIGEQISFPTSERLRLSRQLGCERVVIDARPLDEVMGPDGRWDAEKIRAFTARVAAEGLRVEVMALDVGSLLLDSLYAPERAEALAEELRANIRAAGAAGIPCLKFNVQMVGITRTGMVTGRGGIKCSAFRLEDYSPEKDSRFSYRGVVLPDEDTADGKGTAGQKSAQEVPGVTEAQGWQALSYLVNALVPTAEEAGVKLAAHPHDPAYPVGGLNGVHHNLGSIEGMRRFLDLANGSPALGLNFCQGTIAEMSTEGTDYVIRAIREFGPGGHIFMVHFRNIRGGHLDFHECFPDEGDVDMAACVRAYRDAGYSGILCPDHVPLSELDPDRTRFFAFALGYTKGLLHAA encoded by the coding sequence ATGTATATCGGTGAACAGATCAGCTTCCCGACCTCCGAGCGCCTGCGCCTGTCGCGCCAACTGGGCTGCGAAAGAGTGGTCATCGACGCCCGCCCGCTCGACGAGGTGATGGGCCCGGACGGTCGCTGGGACGCAGAGAAGATCCGCGCCTTCACCGCCCGCGTGGCGGCAGAGGGGCTGCGGGTGGAAGTGATGGCGCTCGACGTCGGCTCCCTGCTGCTGGATTCCCTCTACGCCCCCGAACGCGCCGAAGCGCTGGCCGAGGAGCTGCGCGCCAACATCCGCGCGGCCGGCGCGGCGGGCATCCCCTGCCTCAAGTTCAACGTGCAGATGGTCGGCATCACCCGCACCGGCATGGTCACGGGGCGCGGAGGCATCAAATGCTCAGCCTTCCGGCTGGAGGATTACTCCCCCGAGAAAGACAGCCGTTTTTCCTATCGCGGCGTGGTGCTGCCCGACGAAGACACCGCAGACGGCAAGGGCACGGCGGGGCAAAAGTCTGCCCAGGAGGTGCCCGGCGTGACCGAGGCGCAGGGCTGGCAGGCGCTGAGCTATCTGGTGAACGCGCTGGTCCCCACGGCGGAGGAGGCGGGCGTGAAGCTTGCCGCGCACCCGCATGACCCGGCCTATCCGGTGGGCGGGCTGAACGGCGTTCACCACAACCTCGGCTCTATCGAGGGGATGCGGCGGTTCCTCGATCTGGCCAATGGCTCGCCCGCGCTCGGCCTGAACTTCTGCCAAGGCACGATTGCCGAGATGTCGACCGAGGGCACCGACTACGTTATCCGCGCGATCCGCGAGTTCGGGCCGGGCGGGCATATCTTCATGGTGCATTTCCGCAATATCCGAGGCGGGCACCTCGATTTTCACGAGTGCTTCCCCGACGAGGGCGACGTGGATATGGCTGCCTGCGTGCGCGCCTACCGCGATGCGGGCTACAGCGGCATCCTCTGCCCCGACCACGTGCCGCTGAGCGAGCTCGACCCCGACCGCACCCGGTTCTTCGCCTTCGCCCTAGGCTACACCAAGGGCCTGCTCCACGCCGCCTGA
- a CDS encoding mannitol dehydrogenase family protein, with the protein MRLTTLEGLPDTVARPGYVPADHGVGIVHLGLGAFHKAHQAAATDTALAASGGDWRICGVSLRSPEPATQLGPQNGLFTLIERSAEGSRARVIGSVAGALCLGPDRAEVLAALTSPHTRIVSMTVTEKGYGIDRTTGGVDPSHPAIAHDLAAPEAPIGVAGLLVWALQARRAAGHPPFTVLCCDNLPENGPLLRGLLVDFARRTAPEVADFIAAEVAFPSTMVDRITPAATPETLADAEAMTGQRDEAAVETEAFTQWVIEDSFPTGRPAWEAAGAMFVADVKPYEEMKLRMLNGAHSMLAYTGFLSGHRHVSDVMQDASLAALVRRHLAAAAATLPELPGVDFAAYAEALCTRFSNPHLRHQTYQIAMDGTEKLPQRILAPAEVAVSKGHSVEPFAFAIAAWMRYAMGKTDAGEAFELRDPREAELRRFANDTDDTATTVSNLMEMPGLFPKSLIANPRLHRSVTAKLDAMRQSGMAGAIRTEAGAQAQ; encoded by the coding sequence ATGAGGCTGACAACACTGGAGGGGCTGCCCGACACCGTCGCGCGGCCCGGCTATGTGCCCGCCGATCATGGCGTGGGCATCGTCCACCTCGGGCTCGGGGCCTTTCACAAGGCGCACCAGGCCGCCGCGACCGATACCGCGCTGGCCGCCTCGGGCGGTGACTGGCGCATCTGTGGTGTAAGCCTGCGCAGCCCCGAACCCGCCACGCAACTCGGCCCCCAGAACGGGCTCTTCACCCTGATCGAGCGCAGCGCCGAGGGCAGCCGCGCCCGGGTGATCGGCTCGGTCGCCGGGGCGCTCTGCCTCGGGCCTGATCGCGCCGAGGTGCTGGCCGCGCTGACCTCGCCGCACACCCGCATCGTCAGCATGACCGTCACCGAAAAGGGCTATGGCATCGACCGCACCACCGGCGGCGTTGACCCGTCTCACCCCGCCATTGCACACGACCTTGCCGCACCCGAGGCCCCTATCGGCGTCGCTGGCCTCTTGGTCTGGGCGCTTCAAGCCCGCCGTGCCGCGGGCCACCCGCCTTTCACCGTGCTCTGCTGCGACAACCTCCCCGAGAACGGCCCGCTCCTGCGCGGCCTGTTGGTGGATTTCGCCCGCCGCACCGCGCCCGAGGTGGCCGATTTCATCGCTGCGGAAGTGGCCTTTCCCTCCACCATGGTCGACCGCATCACGCCCGCTGCCACGCCCGAAACCCTCGCCGACGCCGAGGCGATGACAGGTCAGCGCGACGAGGCGGCGGTAGAGACCGAGGCCTTCACCCAATGGGTGATCGAGGACAGCTTTCCAACCGGCCGCCCGGCTTGGGAGGCGGCGGGCGCGATGTTCGTGGCCGACGTGAAGCCCTACGAGGAGATGAAGCTGCGGATGCTGAACGGCGCGCATTCGATGCTGGCCTATACCGGATTCCTCAGCGGCCATCGCCACGTCTCTGACGTGATGCAGGACGCCTCCCTCGCAGCGCTGGTGCGCCGCCACCTCGCCGCCGCCGCCGCCACGCTCCCAGAGCTTCCCGGCGTCGACTTCGCCGCCTATGCCGAAGCGCTCTGCACCCGGTTCTCCAACCCGCACTTGCGGCACCAGACCTACCAGATCGCCATGGACGGCACCGAGAAGCTACCGCAACGGATCCTTGCCCCTGCCGAGGTCGCCGTTTCGAAAGGCCATTCCGTGGAGCCATTCGCCTTCGCCATCGCCGCCTGGATGCGTTACGCAATGGGGAAGACCGATGCGGGAGAGGCCTTCGAACTGAGAGACCCGCGAGAGGCCGAGTTGCGGCGGTTCGCCAATGACACGGATGATACAGCGACAACCGTATCTAATCTGATGGAGATGCCGGGCCTCTTCCCCAAGTCACTTATTGCCAATCCCCGCCTTCACCGATCCGTCACTGCGAAGTTAGATGCCATGCGTCAAAGTGGAATGGCAGGGGCAATCAGGACTGAAGCCGGTGCGCAGGCGCAGTGA
- the uxuA gene encoding mannonate dehydratase produces MKQTWRWFGPRDLVSIDDTLQAGVQGIVSALHHVPTGAVWTPEEIAKRQREIGTMTDGAPSGLGWDVVESLPVSEDIKKQQGDWSSHIANYITSLEHLAGAGIEVICYNFMPVLDWTRTDLAWRMPNGATCMRFDLTDFAAFDLHILARPGAAEDYDEALRDAAARRFAEMSEDRKAQLAKNVVFGLPGAAESFSLEDVRDHLAQYAAMSEDTLRKHLLDFLAEVVPTAERLGLRMCCHPDDPPVPLLGLPRIMSTEYHYQKLVEGVDSPANGITLCSGSLGARPDNDLPGMMERLGDRVHFLHLRNVTRETGDIRGDFHEAEHLGGDTDMVALIEAALNEEAKRKAAGRADWSIPFRPDHGQDILDDLKRSAQPGYPSIGRLKGLAELRGIIAALEPRITA; encoded by the coding sequence ATGAAACAGACCTGGCGGTGGTTCGGCCCCCGTGACCTGGTATCCATCGACGACACGCTGCAGGCGGGGGTGCAGGGCATCGTCTCGGCGCTGCACCATGTGCCCACCGGCGCCGTGTGGACGCCCGAGGAGATCGCCAAGCGGCAGCGCGAGATCGGCACCATGACCGACGGCGCGCCCTCCGGCCTCGGCTGGGACGTGGTCGAGAGCCTGCCGGTCTCAGAAGACATCAAGAAGCAGCAGGGCGACTGGAGCAGCCACATCGCCAACTACATCACCAGCCTCGAGCACCTCGCCGGGGCAGGGATCGAGGTGATCTGCTACAACTTCATGCCGGTGCTGGACTGGACCCGCACCGACCTTGCATGGCGGATGCCGAACGGCGCCACCTGCATGCGCTTCGACCTCACCGATTTTGCCGCCTTCGACTTGCACATCCTCGCCCGCCCCGGCGCGGCGGAGGATTATGACGAGGCCCTGCGCGACGCCGCCGCCCGGCGGTTTGCCGAGATGTCCGAGGACCGCAAGGCGCAACTCGCCAAGAACGTCGTCTTCGGCCTGCCCGGCGCAGCGGAGAGCTTCTCTCTCGAAGACGTGCGCGACCACCTCGCCCAATATGCCGCGATGAGTGAAGACACCCTGCGCAAGCACCTGCTCGACTTCCTTGCCGAGGTGGTGCCCACCGCCGAGCGCCTTGGCCTGCGGATGTGCTGCCACCCCGACGACCCGCCGGTGCCGCTGCTGGGCCTGCCCCGGATCATGTCGACGGAATACCACTACCAAAAGCTGGTCGAGGGCGTCGACAGCCCCGCCAACGGCATCACTCTCTGCTCCGGCTCGCTCGGTGCCCGGCCCGACAACGACCTGCCGGGCATGATGGAGCGGCTGGGCGACCGGGTGCATTTCCTGCACCTCCGCAACGTGACGCGCGAGACCGGCGATATCCGCGGCGACTTCCACGAGGCCGAGCACCTCGGCGGCGATACCGACATGGTGGCCTTGATCGAGGCGGCACTGAATGAGGAGGCGAAGCGCAAGGCCGCCGGACGTGCTGACTGGTCCATTCCCTTCCGCCCCGATCATGGGCAGGACATTCTCGATGACCTGAAGCGCAGCGCGCAACCCGGCTATCCTTCTATCGGGCGGCTCAAGGGCCTGGCCGAGCTGCGCGGGATCATCGCCGCGCTCGAACCCCGGATCACCGCATGA
- a CDS encoding GntR family transcriptional regulator: protein MTENRITSAALDPASPITPQIYAHLRDAIIRNRLSPGDRISETEIARSWDVSRQPVREAFIRLAGEGLLAVLPQRGTIVTRITYSDVLNARFLREAIEADIAKILARRPDPALIAELRAQLEAQEAVASSSPQEFIGLDEQFHRTLADAAGKRGAWRLIEGLKSQMDRVRFLSLGHFPVEKLVSQHRAIVDAIEQGDMSAANAAVRTHLREVLTDLPQIHAARPEFFDVPEGEIPEPVNAPIQGGKDT from the coding sequence ATGACGGAGAACCGCATCACATCCGCTGCGCTGGATCCGGCATCGCCGATCACGCCGCAGATCTATGCGCATCTGCGCGACGCCATCATCCGCAACCGCCTTTCCCCCGGCGACCGTATCTCCGAGACCGAGATCGCCCGGAGTTGGGACGTCAGCCGCCAACCAGTGCGCGAGGCCTTTATCCGTCTCGCCGGCGAGGGTCTGCTGGCGGTGCTGCCTCAGCGCGGCACCATCGTGACCCGGATCACCTATTCCGACGTGCTGAACGCGCGCTTTCTGCGCGAGGCGATCGAGGCCGACATTGCCAAGATCCTCGCCCGGCGCCCCGACCCGGCGCTGATCGCCGAGCTGCGCGCCCAGCTCGAGGCACAGGAAGCGGTGGCCTCCAGCAGCCCGCAAGAGTTCATCGGGCTCGACGAGCAGTTTCACCGCACCCTCGCCGATGCCGCCGGAAAGCGCGGCGCGTGGCGGCTGATCGAGGGGCTGAAATCGCAGATGGACCGGGTGCGCTTTCTGTCGCTCGGCCATTTTCCGGTGGAAAAGCTGGTGAGCCAGCACCGCGCCATCGTGGATGCCATCGAGCAGGGAGACATGAGCGCCGCCAATGCCGCCGTCCGCACCCATCTGCGCGAGGTCCTCACCGACCTGCCGCAGATCCATGCGGCGCGGCCAGAGTTTTTCGACGTGCCGGAGGGGGAAATCCCCGAGCCGGTCAATGCACCCATCCAAGGAGGAAAAGACACATGA
- a CDS encoding TRAP transporter substrate-binding protein — protein MTFNWKKPVLAVAMAALTAVPAFAQEMTLKLGHLANEENPWHLASVKFAEELAARTDGRIVVEVFPNESLGKEIDLINGMQLGTVDMAITGESLQNWAPMAALLAIPYAYKSIEHMDEVASGEIGEQINAEIIEKAQVHPIAYFARGPRNLTSNRPIETPADLNGLKMRVPNVPLFIDVWSSLGAAPGPMAFSEVFTSLQNGTIEAQENPLALIRSASFNEVQSHVNLTEHVRSWAIMAMAESTWQKLSEDDRKAVMEAAAIAQAYERDLFEKSLADDRAYLEANGMTFVEVDGAAFAAAAKDAVLSNVSDEIRPIVEGLFAE, from the coding sequence ATGACATTCAACTGGAAAAAGCCGGTTCTCGCCGTGGCCATGGCCGCGCTGACCGCCGTGCCCGCCTTCGCGCAGGAGATGACCCTGAAGCTGGGCCACCTCGCCAACGAGGAAAACCCCTGGCATCTCGCCTCGGTGAAGTTCGCCGAAGAGCTGGCCGCCCGCACCGACGGGCGCATCGTGGTCGAGGTCTTTCCGAACGAGAGCCTCGGCAAGGAAATCGACCTGATCAACGGCATGCAGCTTGGCACCGTGGATATGGCGATCACCGGCGAGAGCCTGCAGAACTGGGCCCCGATGGCCGCGCTCCTGGCCATTCCCTACGCCTACAAGTCCATCGAGCACATGGATGAGGTCGCTTCTGGCGAGATCGGCGAGCAGATCAACGCCGAGATTATCGAGAAGGCACAGGTTCACCCGATTGCGTACTTCGCCCGTGGCCCGCGCAACCTCACCTCGAACCGCCCGATCGAGACCCCGGCCGACCTGAACGGCCTCAAGATGCGCGTGCCCAACGTGCCGCTCTTCATAGACGTATGGTCCTCGCTTGGCGCGGCCCCCGGCCCGATGGCATTCTCCGAGGTGTTCACCTCGCTGCAGAACGGCACCATCGAAGCGCAGGAGAACCCGCTCGCCCTGATCCGCTCGGCCAGTTTCAACGAGGTGCAGAGCCACGTGAACCTCACCGAGCATGTCCGCTCCTGGGCGATCATGGCCATGGCCGAAAGTACATGGCAGAAGCTCTCCGAGGACGACCGAAAGGCAGTCATGGAAGCGGCTGCAATTGCCCAGGCCTATGAGCGTGACCTGTTCGAGAAGAGCCTCGCCGATGATCGCGCCTACCTTGAGGCCAATGGCATGACCTTCGTTGAGGTTGACGGTGCCGCCTTTGCCGCCGCTGCCAAAGACGCCGTGCTGAGCAACGTCAGCGACGAGATCCGCCCGATCGTCGAAGGGCTGTTCGCCGAGTAA
- a CDS encoding TRAP transporter small permease, with product MRLAETLVRILTLVARIGAGVAFAVLIGTVLVQVVGRTTGQSPVWTEELTRFALLYLVAFGAGLSLRTGDLVNVDVISESLPGKLPWILRLLAAAATAALALYLLPHAWKYVTIGKMQTAPALGIRMTWAHLTVFILLAGLALFALLRCIAMLSGAEDGTPVKPTEEE from the coding sequence ATGCGCCTTGCTGAAACCCTCGTCCGCATCCTCACGCTCGTCGCCCGCATCGGCGCGGGTGTGGCTTTTGCGGTGCTGATCGGCACCGTGCTGGTGCAGGTCGTGGGGCGCACCACCGGGCAGTCGCCCGTCTGGACAGAGGAACTTACCCGCTTTGCCCTGCTCTATCTCGTCGCCTTCGGTGCGGGCCTCAGCCTGCGCACCGGCGATCTGGTGAACGTCGACGTGATCAGCGAGTCACTGCCGGGCAAGTTGCCCTGGATCCTGCGCCTGCTGGCTGCCGCCGCCACCGCCGCGCTCGCGCTCTACCTGCTGCCCCATGCTTGGAAATACGTGACCATCGGCAAGATGCAGACCGCCCCGGCGCTGGGCATCCGCATGACCTGGGCGCATCTCACCGTCTTCATCCTGCTCGCAGGCCTCGCCCTCTTTGCCCTGCTGCGCTGCATCGCCATGCTCTCGGGCGCCGAGGACGGCACCCCCGTGAAACCCACCGAGGAGGAATGA
- a CDS encoding TRAP transporter large permease, with product MDVTILLTVFVLGLALGVPVAITLGLSSLAYLAYAGIPPVVMPQKMYAGMDVFVLLSIPGFILAGNLMNRGGITERIIRFANALVGWIRGGLGLTNIAASMLFGGITGTAVADAASIGGVMIPGMKKAGYPADFSAAVTAASSTVGPIIPPSVPMIIVGALSGISVGKMFLAGAIPGILMGLAMMVTCYIISRRKNFPHQPWQGFGEVARSFGGAIWALAMTFLIIYGLLSGLATPTETAVVASVYAFLVGAFIYRELPLKHVPGIVIDSAVAAAGILALVGFANVFGWILVSERIPQAIADGVLSVTDNKFLVLLLINLLLLFVGMFLETIAALIILFVPLLALSNAVGIDPIHFATVAVLNLMIGLTTPPVGVCLFVCANIARLPLAPVVVAIFPFLLTNILVLLAVTYIPPLATWLPSVLTP from the coding sequence ATGGACGTGACCATTCTCCTCACCGTTTTCGTGCTCGGCCTCGCGCTGGGCGTGCCCGTTGCGATCACGCTGGGCCTCTCGTCGCTCGCCTACCTCGCGTACGCCGGCATCCCGCCGGTGGTCATGCCGCAGAAGATGTATGCGGGCATGGACGTGTTCGTGCTGCTCTCGATCCCCGGCTTCATCCTCGCCGGCAACCTGATGAACCGCGGCGGGATAACAGAGCGGATCATCAGGTTCGCCAATGCGCTGGTGGGCTGGATACGCGGTGGGCTGGGCCTGACCAATATCGCCGCCTCCATGCTCTTCGGCGGGATCACCGGCACAGCCGTAGCCGACGCCGCGTCTATTGGTGGCGTGATGATCCCCGGCATGAAGAAGGCAGGCTACCCGGCCGACTTCTCGGCTGCCGTCACCGCCGCCTCCTCCACAGTCGGCCCGATCATCCCGCCCTCGGTGCCAATGATCATCGTCGGCGCGCTCTCGGGCATCTCGGTGGGCAAGATGTTCCTCGCCGGAGCCATCCCCGGCATCCTGATGGGCCTTGCGATGATGGTGACCTGCTACATCATCTCGCGCCGCAAGAACTTTCCGCACCAACCGTGGCAGGGCTTTGGCGAGGTGGCGCGCAGCTTTGGCGGGGCGATCTGGGCGCTGGCGATGACCTTCCTGATCATCTACGGCCTGCTCTCAGGCCTCGCCACGCCGACCGAAACCGCCGTGGTCGCCTCGGTCTATGCCTTCCTCGTGGGCGCTTTCATCTACCGTGAACTGCCGCTGAAGCACGTGCCCGGCATAGTGATCGACAGCGCCGTGGCCGCTGCCGGCATCCTCGCGCTCGTCGGCTTTGCCAATGTCTTCGGCTGGATCCTCGTCTCCGAGCGCATCCCGCAGGCGATTGCCGATGGCGTGCTCTCGGTCACAGACAACAAGTTCCTCGTGCTGCTGCTGATCAACCTGCTGCTGCTCTTCGTCGGCATGTTCCTCGAGACCATCGCCGCGCTGATCATCCTCTTCGTGCCCCTTCTGGCGCTCTCCAACGCCGTCGGCATCGACCCGATCCACTTTGCCACCGTCGCCGTGCTGAACCTGATGATCGGCCTCACCACGCCGCCCGTCGGCGTGTGCCTCTTCGTCTGCGCCAACATCGCCCGGTTGCCTCTGGCGCCGGTGGTGGTGGCCATCTTCCCCTTCCTTTTGACCAACATCCTCGTGCTGCTGGCGGTCACCTACATCCCGCCGCTCGCCACCTGGTTGCCCTCGGTCCTCACACCTTAG
- a CDS encoding L-idonate 5-dehydrogenase — protein MDARVCRLYGQNDIRIETAPVAEPGPGEVLLALAAGGICGSDLHYYQDGGFGPIRVREPIILGHEASGTVVAVGAGVSGVAEGDRVAINPSRTCGTCSFCQEGLPIHCLSMRFNGSAMRMPHEQGLFRDRMVVDAVQCVKVAGGVSLAEAACAEPLAVCLHARNQAGDLAGKRVLVTGAGPIGALCAAAAAEAGAAEVVVTDLQDFTLGVATQMGATHTINVATEADALEPYAENKGSFDVAFECSAAAPAIKSAITCLRPRGRLVQVGVSGDVPIPLNMLVGKEIAYHGTQRFAGEFAEAVALIGNGRIKVAPIITGTFPLEQAVEAFNTAGDRRGAVKVQIAFSGD, from the coding sequence ATGGACGCCCGCGTTTGCCGCCTCTACGGCCAGAACGACATTCGGATCGAAACCGCCCCCGTGGCCGAGCCCGGCCCCGGAGAGGTGCTTCTGGCGCTGGCCGCGGGCGGCATCTGCGGGTCGGACCTGCATTACTACCAGGACGGCGGCTTTGGCCCGATCCGGGTGCGCGAGCCGATTATACTTGGCCATGAGGCCTCGGGCACTGTGGTGGCGGTGGGCGCAGGGGTGAGCGGCGTGGCTGAGGGCGACCGGGTGGCGATCAACCCAAGCCGCACCTGCGGCACCTGCAGCTTCTGCCAAGAGGGCCTGCCGATCCACTGTCTCTCCATGCGCTTCAATGGTTCGGCCATGCGGATGCCGCATGAGCAGGGCCTGTTCCGCGACCGGATGGTGGTGGATGCCGTGCAATGCGTGAAGGTGGCCGGCGGCGTGAGCCTGGCAGAGGCCGCCTGCGCCGAGCCGCTGGCGGTGTGCCTGCATGCCCGCAACCAGGCGGGCGACCTCGCGGGCAAGCGCGTGCTGGTCACCGGCGCAGGCCCGATCGGGGCGCTCTGCGCCGCCGCCGCCGCCGAGGCGGGCGCGGCGGAGGTGGTGGTGACCGACCTGCAGGATTTCACCCTCGGCGTGGCCACGCAGATGGGTGCGACCCACACCATCAACGTGGCGACCGAGGCCGACGCGCTGGAGCCCTATGCCGAGAACAAGGGCAGCTTCGACGTGGCCTTCGAGTGCTCCGCCGCCGCCCCCGCGATCAAGAGCGCCATCACCTGCCTGCGCCCGCGCGGGCGACTGGTGCAGGTGGGCGTGTCGGGCGATGTGCCGATCCCGCTGAACATGCTGGTCGGCAAGGAAATCGCCTATCACGGCACCCAGCGCTTCGCCGGCGAGTTCGCCGAGGCTGTGGCCCTCATCGGTAACGGGCGGATCAAGGTGGCACCAATCATCACCGGCACCTTTCCGCTGGAACAAGCGGTGGAAGCCTTCAACACCGCCGGAGACCGCAGGGGCGCGGTAAAAGTGCAAATCGCCTTCTCCGGGGACTGA